One Oryza glaberrima chromosome 11, OglaRS2, whole genome shotgun sequence genomic region harbors:
- the LOC127754885 gene encoding flavonoid O-methyltransferase-like protein Os11g0303600 isoform X3, with protein sequence MLAPPTDDELLHAQADLWRHSLYFVTSMAFQCAVKLGIPTAIHRAGGTASLPDLVAALSLPPAKLPFLRRLMRLLVHSGVFAAADDTTGSAGTYRLTPLSWLLVEGEGAAPVVDGHPCQVPVVLAGTSRHFVEAAMGLAEWFRKDVPAAAPPSPFEEVHGAVLFDESMASLHPEVDTVFNQALAAYDHSGFATVLRECSEVFQGVQSLTDCRGGDGAAAKAIVEAFPHIKCTVLDFPRVIGNKRGDGVVNYVAGDMFRAIPPAQAVMLKLVLHHWSDEDCVKILTQCKKAIPARKDGGKVIIIDIVIGAPSGPLLEAQLLMDVGMMVATKGRQRDENDWRDLFKKAGFNDYKIVKKLGARAVFEVYP encoded by the exons ATGTTGGCACCACCGACCGACGACGAGCTGCTGCACGCGCAGGCCGACCTGTGGCGCCACAGCCTCTACTTCGTCACGTCCATGGCGTTCCAGTGCGCCGTCAAGCTCGGCATCCCCACCGCCATCCACCGCGCTGGTGGCACCGCCTCGCTGCCCGACCTTGTCGCCGCCCTGTCCCTCCCGCCCGCCAAGCTCCCAttcctccgccgcctcatgCGGCTGCTGGTCCACTCGGgcgtcttcgccgccgccgacgacaccaCCGGGTCGGCCGGGACGTACCGCCTCACCCCGCTGTCGTGGCTCCTGGTGGAAGGCGAAGGCGCGGCGCCCGTCGTCGACGGCCACCCGTGCCAGGTGCCCGTGGTGCTCGCCGGGACGTCCAGGCACTTCGtcgaggcggcgatggggcTCGCGGAGTGGTTCAGGAAGGACgtgccggcggccgcgccgccgtcgccgttcgagGAGGTGCACGGCGCGGTGCTGTTCGACGAGAGCATGGCGAGCCTCCACCCGGAGGTCGACACGGTCTTCAACCAAGCTCTCGCGGCGTACGACCACTCGGGCTTCGCCACGGTTCTGAGGGAGTGTTCCGAGGTGTTCCAGGGGGTGCAGTCGCTGACCGactgccgcggcggcgatggcgcagcGGCGAAGGCCATCGTCGAGGCGTTCCCACATATCAAGTGCACCGTGCTGGACTTTCCCCGGGTGATTGGCAATAAACGCGGTGATGGTGTGGTGAACTATGTAGCGGGTGACATGTTCCGCGCCATCCCACCTGCTCAAGCTGTCATGCTCAAG CTTGTGCTTCACCACTGGAGTGACGAGGATTGTGTGAAAATACTAACTCAATGTAAGAAAGCTATTCCAGCCCGCAAAGATGGAGGGAAGGTGATCATCATTGACATAGTGATTGGAGCTCCTTCTGGACCACTACTGGAAGCCCAACTCCTTATGGATGTGGGTATGATGGTGGCGACCAAAGGCCGACAGCGAGACGAAAATGACTGGCGTGACCTCTTCAAGAAAGCAGGCTTCAATGACTATAAGATTGTGAAAAAATTGGGAGCTCGAGCTGTCTTTGAGGTCTATCCGTAG
- the LOC127754885 gene encoding flavonoid O-methyltransferase-like protein Os11g0303600 isoform X2 has translation MAGQAPNMLAPPTDDELLHAQADLWRHSLYFVTSMAFQCAVKLGIPTAIHRAGGTASLPDLVAALSLPPAKLPFLRRLMRLLVHSGVFAAADDTTGSAGTYRLTPLSWLLVEGEGAAPVVDGHPCQVPVVLAGTSRHFVEAAMGLAEWFRKDVPAAAPPSPFEEVHGAVLFDESMASLHPEVDTVFNQALAAYDHSGFATVLRECSEVFQGVQSLTDCRGGDGAAAKAIVEAFPHIKCTVLDFPRVIGNKRGDGVVNYVAGDMFRAIPPAQAVMLKLVLHHWSDEDCVKILTQCKKAIPARKDGGKVIIIDIVIGAPSGPLLEAQLLMDVGMMVATKGRQRDENDWRDLFKKAGFNDYKIVKKLGARAVFEVYP, from the exons ATGGCAGGTCAGGCTCCCAACATGTTGGCACCACCGACCGACGACGAGCTGCTGCACGCGCAGGCCGACCTGTGGCGCCACAGCCTCTACTTCGTCACGTCCATGGCGTTCCAGTGCGCCGTCAAGCTCGGCATCCCCACCGCCATCCACCGCGCTGGTGGCACCGCCTCGCTGCCCGACCTTGTCGCCGCCCTGTCCCTCCCGCCCGCCAAGCTCCCAttcctccgccgcctcatgCGGCTGCTGGTCCACTCGGgcgtcttcgccgccgccgacgacaccaCCGGGTCGGCCGGGACGTACCGCCTCACCCCGCTGTCGTGGCTCCTGGTGGAAGGCGAAGGCGCGGCGCCCGTCGTCGACGGCCACCCGTGCCAGGTGCCCGTGGTGCTCGCCGGGACGTCCAGGCACTTCGtcgaggcggcgatggggcTCGCGGAGTGGTTCAGGAAGGACgtgccggcggccgcgccgccgtcgccgttcgagGAGGTGCACGGCGCGGTGCTGTTCGACGAGAGCATGGCGAGCCTCCACCCGGAGGTCGACACGGTCTTCAACCAAGCTCTCGCGGCGTACGACCACTCGGGCTTCGCCACGGTTCTGAGGGAGTGTTCCGAGGTGTTCCAGGGGGTGCAGTCGCTGACCGactgccgcggcggcgatggcgcagcGGCGAAGGCCATCGTCGAGGCGTTCCCACATATCAAGTGCACCGTGCTGGACTTTCCCCGGGTGATTGGCAATAAACGCGGTGATGGTGTGGTGAACTATGTAGCGGGTGACATGTTCCGCGCCATCCCACCTGCTCAAGCTGTCATGCTCAAG CTTGTGCTTCACCACTGGAGTGACGAGGATTGTGTGAAAATACTAACTCAATGTAAGAAAGCTATTCCAGCCCGCAAAGATGGAGGGAAGGTGATCATCATTGACATAGTGATTGGAGCTCCTTCTGGACCACTACTGGAAGCCCAACTCCTTATGGATGTGGGTATGATGGTGGCGACCAAAGGCCGACAGCGAGACGAAAATGACTGGCGTGACCTCTTCAAGAAAGCAGGCTTCAATGACTATAAGATTGTGAAAAAATTGGGAGCTCGAGCTGTCTTTGAGGTCTATCCGTAG
- the LOC127754885 gene encoding flavonoid O-methyltransferase-like protein Os11g0303600 isoform X1: protein MRSEREHAWPTTSPPSSHRSAAAPLAFSSLFSRLSLEPRKGRREEGRRRRKEKEKEKERLTGQAPNMLAPPTDDELLHAQADLWRHSLYFVTSMAFQCAVKLGIPTAIHRAGGTASLPDLVAALSLPPAKLPFLRRLMRLLVHSGVFAAADDTTGSAGTYRLTPLSWLLVEGEGAAPVVDGHPCQVPVVLAGTSRHFVEAAMGLAEWFRKDVPAAAPPSPFEEVHGAVLFDESMASLHPEVDTVFNQALAAYDHSGFATVLRECSEVFQGVQSLTDCRGGDGAAAKAIVEAFPHIKCTVLDFPRVIGNKRGDGVVNYVAGDMFRAIPPAQAVMLKLVLHHWSDEDCVKILTQCKKAIPARKDGGKVIIIDIVIGAPSGPLLEAQLLMDVGMMVATKGRQRDENDWRDLFKKAGFNDYKIVKKLGARAVFEVYP from the exons ATGCGCAGTGAGCGGGAACATGCGtggccgacgacgtcgccgccctccagccaccggagcgccgccgccccgctcgccttctcctctctcttctctcggctctctctgGAACCGAGAAAAGGAAGacgagaagaaggaagaagaaggagaaaagaaaaagaaaaagagaaagaaaggctgacag GTCAGGCTCCCAACATGTTGGCACCACCGACCGACGACGAGCTGCTGCACGCGCAGGCCGACCTGTGGCGCCACAGCCTCTACTTCGTCACGTCCATGGCGTTCCAGTGCGCCGTCAAGCTCGGCATCCCCACCGCCATCCACCGCGCTGGTGGCACCGCCTCGCTGCCCGACCTTGTCGCCGCCCTGTCCCTCCCGCCCGCCAAGCTCCCAttcctccgccgcctcatgCGGCTGCTGGTCCACTCGGgcgtcttcgccgccgccgacgacaccaCCGGGTCGGCCGGGACGTACCGCCTCACCCCGCTGTCGTGGCTCCTGGTGGAAGGCGAAGGCGCGGCGCCCGTCGTCGACGGCCACCCGTGCCAGGTGCCCGTGGTGCTCGCCGGGACGTCCAGGCACTTCGtcgaggcggcgatggggcTCGCGGAGTGGTTCAGGAAGGACgtgccggcggccgcgccgccgtcgccgttcgagGAGGTGCACGGCGCGGTGCTGTTCGACGAGAGCATGGCGAGCCTCCACCCGGAGGTCGACACGGTCTTCAACCAAGCTCTCGCGGCGTACGACCACTCGGGCTTCGCCACGGTTCTGAGGGAGTGTTCCGAGGTGTTCCAGGGGGTGCAGTCGCTGACCGactgccgcggcggcgatggcgcagcGGCGAAGGCCATCGTCGAGGCGTTCCCACATATCAAGTGCACCGTGCTGGACTTTCCCCGGGTGATTGGCAATAAACGCGGTGATGGTGTGGTGAACTATGTAGCGGGTGACATGTTCCGCGCCATCCCACCTGCTCAAGCTGTCATGCTCAAG CTTGTGCTTCACCACTGGAGTGACGAGGATTGTGTGAAAATACTAACTCAATGTAAGAAAGCTATTCCAGCCCGCAAAGATGGAGGGAAGGTGATCATCATTGACATAGTGATTGGAGCTCCTTCTGGACCACTACTGGAAGCCCAACTCCTTATGGATGTGGGTATGATGGTGGCGACCAAAGGCCGACAGCGAGACGAAAATGACTGGCGTGACCTCTTCAAGAAAGCAGGCTTCAATGACTATAAGATTGTGAAAAAATTGGGAGCTCGAGCTGTCTTTGAGGTCTATCCGTAG